The genomic DNA ATGGGTGGTCACTTGCTTGGTGAGAAGGTTACTGCGGAAGTTGCTCAAATTAGAAGAATACCTGAAGGTTCAGATGCACTTTCACCGGCAAGACACATGGATATTGTAGGTCCTGAAGATTTAAGTATGAAAATTTCCCAATTGAGGGAAATCACTGACTGGAAAGTACCGATTATTGTTAAATTTGCTGCAGGTAAGGTAGCTAGTGATGTAAAAATCGCTGCTAAAGGTGGAGCAGACATTATCGTTGTTGATGGTATGCAAGGAGGAACCGGTGCAGGTCCTGATGTAATTATGGAACATGCTGGTATTCCAACACTTGCCGCAATTGTAGAAGCAGACCGTGCATTAAAAGAAGTTAACCTTAGAGACGACGTTAGTCTAGTGGCTGCTGGAGGTATCAGATCCGGTGCTGACTTGGCTAAAGCATTAGCTCTTGGTGCAGATGCGGCTTATATTGCAACAGCTGCATTGATTTCAATTGGATGTAGGGTTTGTCAAATGTGTTATACTGGTGCTTGTAGAAAAGGAATTGCAACCCAAGATTTATCATTAAGACATAGGCTTGATTATAAGGAAATGGGTAAAAATGTAGCTAACTATATTAACGCAATGACTGATGAGGCATGTATGCTTGTTCAACAAGCTGGTAACACTCATATTTCCAAACTTGAAAAAGAGAATTTAAGAGCCTTGACCCCGGATGCTGCAGCTTTAACTGGACTTCCTATGGCTGGTGGCTTAAATTAATTTTCTTAAATTTTTTTATTTTTTTTAAACTCCCGGTGTTTGTTTAGCTAAACAGAAGTTACAAACGGCATTGGGATTGTCTTTTTGGGCGTCTTTTACAGGACAGTAGAATTCACCATCTTTTTTATAAACTTTTAGATTTCCCGGAAATTCACTACCTTCTGGATGTATTGGCTCTTCGTTTATAAATGTTGAGAAAATTGAGGCTAATGTATATATTAGTGGGAATTTTGAATTTTTTTTCCTGTCTTCTTTTTCCTTATAGAACTGATGTTCTAAATTTTCTAAGCTTTCACTAAAAAGTTCTTTATTTACATTCCCTTCTATATCATCATTAGTATTTAATATCTCTTTTATTCTTAAGATGAAGTATTTTACATAGGTCTCTAAGAATTTCTCACGATATCCTGCCTGAACATATTTTCCATCTTCCCGCAATAAATTTGTAGCTACCATAAGATCTTGGGGTGATATGGTTCTTCCATACTTCTTCAAAATAGCCAACAATTCTTTTTTGGTGATAACGTCCTTTTCATCTAATCTGTTCAAATCCTGGAAAATATCTTCATCTTTCATAGACTATA from Methanobrevibacter sp. includes the following:
- a CDS encoding glutamate synthase-related protein; amino-acid sequence: MSYRVERNPDLCKKNFDRPGCCWYLCDDRDEKICGKCFSCFNNCPHGVYEIIQGEPYPLNQEKCVGCRICLEMCPNRAIEVNAIPQDARQSWAFPDVVEIIRKSQTASYKIRSTGALRKLPDFDDLVVVPAQVSRPPLDKYREPCGTDVVLGDRYAENPLKLDTPVMIGAMSFGALSKEAKMALAMGSSLAGTVTNTGEGGMLPEERDLADKLIAQYASGRFGVSADYLKQGDAVEIKIGQGAKSGMGGHLLGEKVTAEVAQIRRIPEGSDALSPARHMDIVGPEDLSMKISQLREITDWKVPIIVKFAAGKVASDVKIAAKGGADIIVVDGMQGGTGAGPDVIMEHAGIPTLAAIVEADRALKEVNLRDDVSLVAAGGIRSGADLAKALALGADAAYIATAALISIGCRVCQMCYTGACRKGIATQDLSLRHRLDYKEMGKNVANYINAMTDEACMLVQQAGNTHISKLEKENLRALTPDAAALTGLPMAGGLN
- a CDS encoding DUF2115 domain-containing protein, encoding MKDEDIFQDLNRLDEKDVITKKELLAILKKYGRTISPQDLMVATNLLREDGKYVQAGYREKFLETYVKYFILRIKEILNTNDDIEGNVNKELFSESLENLEHQFYKEKEDRKKNSKFPLIYTLASIFSTFINEEPIHPEGSEFPGNLKVYKKDGEFYCPVKDAQKDNPNAVCNFCLAKQTPGV